From a region of the Phragmites australis chromosome 21, lpPhrAust1.1, whole genome shotgun sequence genome:
- the LOC133903644 gene encoding uncharacterized protein LOC133903644 gives MRGGGAGEKLHKEANVAHGAAVYGGSGKARFSFLYGLLLYVILPVLVLYFVVIAASPFYNLRCSPEGNAMAAHFVVARPNVSLATLNVSSSPPSPPPVAKPRLTAEEAPTGLRHIVFGIGASASLWESRKEYIKLWWRPGRMRGFVWMDKPVEEFYSKSSRTGLPAIMVSSETSKFPYTHGAGSRSALRISRIVSETFRLGLPGVRWFVMGDDDTVFLPENLVHVLSQYDHRQPYYIGSPSESHIQNLIFSYGMAFGGGGFAISRALAEELAKMQDGCLHRYPALYGSDDRIHACMSELGVPLTRHPGFHQCDLWGDVLGLLGAHPVAPLVTLHHLDFLEPVFPTTPSRAGALRRLFDGPVRLDSAAVAQQSVCYDRAHQWTVSVSWGFAVMVVRGVLSPREMETPVRSFLNWYKRADYTAYSFNTRPVARQPCQKPHVYYMRATRMDRRRNVTVTEYERHRVKQPTCRWRIADPAALLDSVVVLKKPDPDLWKRSPRRNCCRVVSSPKKGKDRSMTIDVGVCRDGEFAKV, from the exons ATgaggggaggaggagctggGGAGAAGCTCCACAAGGAGGCCAATGTCGCGCACGGCGCCGCCGTGTACGGTGGCTCCGGCAAGGCCAGGTTCTCCTTCCTCTACGGCCTCCTCCTCTACGTCATCCTGCCGGTGCTGGTCCTGTATTTCGTCGTCATCGCCGCCTCGCCGTTCTACAACCTCCGGTGCTCGCCGGAGGGCAATGCCATGGCGGCCCATTTCGTGGTGGCCAGACCCAACGTTTCTTTGGCCACGTTAAACGTTTCGTCTTCGCCTCCTTCCCCGCCTCCGGTGGCCAAGCCTAGGTTGACGGCGGAGGAGGCGCCCACTGGGCTGCGCCACATCGTGTTCGGCATCGGCGCGTCGGCGTCGCTGTGGGAGAGCCGGAAGGAGTACATCAAGCTGTGGTGGCGGCCGGGGCGGATGCGTGGGTTCGTGTGGATGGACAAGCCAGTGGAGGAGTTCTACTCCAAGAGCTCTCGCACGGGGCTCCCGGCGATCATGGTGAGCTCGGAAACGTCCAAGTTCCCGTACACCCACGGCGCCGGCAGCCGCTCGGCGCTGCGGATCTCGCGCATCGTCTCCGAGACGTTCCGGCTGGGACTCCCCGGTGTCCGGTGGTTCGTGATGGGCGACGACGACACGGTGTTCCTGCCGGAGAACCTGGTGCACGTGCTGTCCCAGTACGACCACCGGCAGCCGTACTACATCGGGTCGCCGTCAGAGAGCCACATCCAGAACCTCATCTTCTCGTACGGCATGGcgttcggcggcggcgggttcgCCATCAGCCGCGCGCTGGCGGAGGAGCTGGCCAAGATGCAGGACGGGTGCCTGCACCGGTACCCGGCGCTGTACGGCAGCGACGACCGCATCCACGCGTGCATGTCGGAGCTCGGCGTGCCGCTGACGCGCCACCCGGGTTTCCACCAGTGCGACCTGTGGGGCGATGTGCTGGGCCTGCTGGGCGCGCACCCCGTGGCGCCGCTGGTGACGCTGCACCACCTCGACTTCCTGGAGCCGGTGTTCCCGACGACTCCGTCGCGCGCGGGGGCGCTGCGGCGGCTGTTCGACGGGCCCGTGCGTCTGGACTCCGCGGCGGTGGCGCAGCAGTCGGTGTGCTACGACCGCGCGCACCAGTGGACGGTGTCCGTCTCGTGGGGCTTCGCGGTGATGGTGGTGCGCGGGGTGCTGTCGCCGCGGGAGATGGAGACGCCGGTGCGGTCGTTCCTCAACTGGTACAAGCGCGCCGACTACACGGCCTACTCGTTCAACACCCGGCCCGTGGCGCGACAGCCGTGCCAGAAGCCGCACGTGTACTACATGCGCGCCACGCGGATGGACCGGCGCCGCAACGTGACGGTGACGGAGTACGAGCGGCACCGCGTGAAGCAGCCCACCTGTCGGTGGCGCATCGCCGACCCCGCCGCGCTGCTCGACAGCGTCGTCGTGCTCAAGAAGCCCGACCCCGACCTCTGGAAGCGG TCGCCGAGGAGGAACTGCTGCAGAGTGGTGTCGTCGCCGAAGAAGGGGAAGGACCGGTCGATGACCATCGACGTCGGCGTGTGCAGGGACGGCGAGTTCGCCAAGGTTTAA